A single Ochrobactrum sp. BTU1 DNA region contains:
- a CDS encoding LacI family DNA-binding transcriptional regulator: MQNMTIPTVTQDPVVRVPGDDSDQIPQDGKQVRIEAVAKLAGVSAITVSRALNKPEVVAESTRVKVAEAVRATGFSLNPHASALRSGRSNVVAVFISSMASEQFLQAAGAFSDVVEALGFEVVLARTSYSYEREVRLTRSLSQIRPAGAFITGMLEQELNRDLFRRLKIPIVESWAYCDTPIDMLVGISNTDGVTAMVQYLAERGYRRPAFIGRAYGRGHIRHVAFQNECARLGLEAAGSILLPTVRSKEDGRVALSELLRQHKPDAVFCANDLLACGALLEAKARGLRVPEDIAISGFGDSALMQELPPGITTVAVDSIHLGRLAGEMLAARLMKTGPQKDRVLLPLTLIQRGSC; this comes from the coding sequence ATGCAGAATATGACGATCCCTACCGTTACTCAGGATCCCGTTGTTCGTGTTCCGGGTGACGATAGTGACCAAATTCCGCAGGATGGCAAACAAGTTCGTATCGAGGCGGTAGCGAAGCTCGCCGGGGTGTCGGCGATCACAGTTTCGCGCGCATTGAACAAGCCGGAAGTCGTTGCAGAAAGTACCCGCGTCAAGGTTGCTGAAGCTGTTCGAGCGACGGGATTTAGCCTTAATCCTCACGCGAGCGCTCTGCGTTCCGGCCGTTCAAATGTTGTGGCTGTGTTTATTTCCTCCATGGCAAGTGAACAGTTTCTGCAAGCTGCCGGCGCATTTTCGGACGTGGTGGAGGCGCTAGGGTTTGAGGTCGTTTTGGCCCGCACTTCTTACTCCTACGAGCGAGAGGTGCGATTAACGCGCAGCTTGTCGCAAATCCGACCGGCTGGAGCATTCATCACTGGCATGCTTGAACAGGAACTCAATCGGGATTTGTTTCGTCGCCTTAAAATCCCGATCGTCGAAAGTTGGGCTTATTGTGATACGCCGATTGATATGCTAGTCGGAATTTCAAATACCGATGGCGTTACCGCAATGGTCCAGTATTTGGCTGAGCGCGGTTATCGGCGTCCCGCTTTCATCGGACGTGCTTATGGTCGCGGACATATTCGGCATGTTGCATTTCAAAATGAATGCGCCCGGCTTGGGCTTGAGGCCGCGGGCTCCATACTTCTACCGACGGTTCGCTCAAAAGAAGACGGGCGAGTTGCTTTGTCTGAATTGTTACGCCAGCACAAACCGGATGCCGTCTTTTGCGCAAATGACCTTTTGGCTTGTGGTGCTTTGCTTGAAGCAAAAGCTCGCGGACTAAGAGTGCCTGAAGATATCGCTATTTCAGGCTTTGGAGATAGTGCATTGATGCAGGAATTGCCTCCTGGAATTACAACGGTCGCTGTAGACTCAATACATCTGGGTCGTTTGGCTGGGGAAATGCTCGCCGCGAGACTGATGAAGACAGGACCGCAAAAAGATAGAGTGCTCCTGCCGCTCACCTTGATCCAGCGAGGATCATGCTGA
- a CDS encoding M20/M25/M40 family metallo-hydrolase produces MMKYAGIDRDAVIFLLSRFIEIPSINPAFRTENDGEASHFGEQALAEALHEWFMAANVDCSIDEVTPGRPNLIARVKGRSGAKRMLWEGHLDTVQVSGMANPFVPRIEGNRIFGRGAVDDGASVVAFMLAMRALNAMPPQADVDFLAAMDEEFSYQGILHYLSQEKRYDFGVAGEPTSLRVVRACKGTVRWWVEIEGRNAHTGKPEEGINGITIARRILDLYDLEMSRRTLVHPLLGAATLTCTAIEAGIGPNTVPAVCRLRFDYRYLPTELGMEVHGAFKVIAEAVMAEYPDAIVSVEAPFVDSSAMDIAHTSDIVAHMSRVCERHHVDPEPIGVPYGSDATKMVNNAAIPTVIFGPGSIDQAHAIDEFAEIDPIIKAAKMLVDLAHDLEIPL; encoded by the coding sequence ATGATGAAATATGCCGGAATTGATCGGGACGCTGTAATCTTTCTCCTGTCGCGGTTTATTGAAATTCCCTCGATCAACCCAGCGTTTCGCACCGAGAATGATGGAGAAGCTTCTCATTTCGGAGAACAGGCACTGGCTGAAGCTTTGCACGAATGGTTTATGGCCGCCAATGTCGATTGTTCGATTGATGAAGTGACACCGGGACGGCCAAATCTAATCGCACGGGTAAAAGGGCGAAGTGGCGCAAAGAGGATGCTCTGGGAGGGACACCTGGACACAGTTCAAGTGTCCGGCATGGCAAATCCCTTCGTTCCTAGGATAGAGGGCAACAGGATATTCGGTCGCGGTGCCGTGGATGATGGGGCAAGCGTCGTCGCCTTTATGCTTGCAATGCGTGCATTAAATGCAATGCCGCCGCAGGCGGATGTCGATTTCCTCGCGGCGATGGACGAGGAGTTCAGTTATCAAGGGATTCTGCACTATCTTTCGCAAGAAAAGCGTTATGACTTTGGAGTTGCGGGAGAGCCGACTTCACTCAGGGTGGTCAGAGCCTGCAAGGGCACGGTGCGATGGTGGGTGGAGATCGAGGGTCGGAATGCCCATACAGGAAAGCCTGAAGAAGGGATCAACGGCATAACAATTGCCCGGCGGATTCTGGACCTCTATGATCTTGAAATGAGCCGTCGGACGCTTGTGCATCCATTGCTTGGTGCAGCAACATTGACCTGTACGGCAATTGAGGCCGGGATTGGGCCCAACACGGTTCCTGCGGTTTGTCGATTGCGCTTTGATTATCGATATTTACCAACAGAGTTGGGAATGGAAGTTCACGGTGCGTTCAAGGTCATTGCCGAAGCAGTAATGGCGGAATACCCTGATGCAATCGTGAGCGTTGAAGCACCATTTGTTGATTCTTCAGCGATGGATATCGCCCACACAAGCGATATTGTTGCGCACATGAGCAGAGTTTGCGAGCGTCATCACGTCGACCCGGAACCTATCGGCGTGCCTTATGGTTCAGATGCGACAAAAATGGTCAATAATGCAGCCATTCCAACAGTCATTTTCGGGCCCGGAAGCATCGATCAGGCGCACGCAATTGATGAGTTTGCTGAAATCGATCCGATAATAAAAGCTGCAAAAATGCTTGTTGATCTGGCTCATGACCTGGAGATACCGCTTTGA
- a CDS encoding pyridoxal-phosphate dependent enzyme: MISLDDIQAAAQRIKPYVRRTPLIASNHIKSPITRGELSLKLECLQVSGSFKARGAANRVMSLAPDVRAQGLVAASGGNHGLAVARCGFIAKVPATIFLPESVAAEKVAKMQAWGASTVIGGADFDHCNQLALEFAENNKATYVHPFADPFVVAGQGTIALEILEDRPDTETVIIAAGGGGFVTGAGTALKALRPAIKVVVVEPFGSPTLHDSALAGEVITLPEIKSAIPTMSCRRTDDRLFAQLSKVVDEYVLIEDDHMAQAAQWLWFEMGIAADPAGAAAVAAILSGAYIPRAEEKITVTVCGAGLPA, from the coding sequence ATGATTTCTTTGGATGATATCCAAGCAGCAGCCCAGCGTATAAAACCTTATGTTCGCCGGACACCTTTAATTGCTTCCAACCATATAAAATCACCGATCACACGCGGAGAGCTTTCCCTGAAGCTTGAATGTCTCCAAGTTTCCGGTTCCTTTAAAGCGAGAGGGGCGGCAAATCGGGTCATGTCGCTTGCCCCAGACGTGCGTGCGCAGGGACTTGTCGCCGCCTCAGGCGGAAATCATGGTCTGGCAGTCGCACGTTGTGGCTTTATTGCAAAGGTGCCCGCGACTATTTTCTTACCCGAATCGGTGGCTGCAGAAAAAGTAGCGAAAATGCAGGCATGGGGCGCAAGTACCGTTATCGGCGGTGCCGACTTCGATCACTGCAATCAGCTTGCCCTTGAATTCGCCGAGAACAATAAAGCCACTTATGTTCATCCTTTTGCGGACCCTTTTGTTGTCGCGGGTCAAGGGACAATAGCACTTGAGATATTGGAGGATCGACCGGACACCGAAACGGTGATTATCGCTGCGGGCGGTGGCGGCTTTGTCACCGGGGCGGGAACGGCGCTGAAAGCTTTAAGGCCTGCCATCAAGGTCGTTGTGGTCGAACCTTTTGGCTCACCCACATTGCACGATTCAGCCCTCGCTGGCGAAGTGATCACGCTTCCCGAAATTAAAAGCGCAATTCCCACAATGTCATGCCGCCGCACGGATGACAGGCTTTTCGCGCAGCTTTCGAAGGTGGTCGATGAATACGTTTTGATCGAGGACGATCATATGGCCCAGGCCGCACAGTGGCTGTGGTTTGAAATGGGCATTGCGGCCGATCCTGCAGGGGCAGCGGCAGTCGCCGCAATTTTGTCAGGCGCTTATATACCGCGAGCCGAGGAAAAGATTACCGTTACAGTCTGTGGCGCCGGTTTGCCTGCCTGA
- a CDS encoding alanine racemase, translating into MTQYLMSGTVRGYPADLDAIPAFKIGELDIDPRNGSASLPLLTLDPSAWDQNCDAMFTYARAVGAKIAPHAKTPMSPELARDLIKRGAIALTVADTRQAKVMLENGLDRLILANQIGGKASGARLGRLLAQYPSSEVTLYVDSLASLATAGEVATNAGRPIDFLIEVGGGRAGSRTIETVSAILDGLAEFPNLRAAGIAAYEGASVTEDPQETRRTIAALHALASAAFSRLRTFLPNDRLTLSSGGSSFFDLVVEDLAPLVKADGNADLVLRSGAIFFCDHGIYARRLADLDRRNGFEPAGIGVASKAFKPALLVYAEVLSRPEPELAICGMGMRDVSFDQGLPVPVSCYRDGKAMDMPEWPEVIKLNDQHAFLKIPATADLFVGDIIGFGISHPCTALDRWSWIFVTNSEGKVTNALPTYFG; encoded by the coding sequence ATGACACAATATCTGATGAGTGGAACAGTTCGCGGATACCCGGCCGATCTTGACGCGATACCCGCCTTCAAGATCGGCGAACTGGATATCGATCCTCGCAACGGATCAGCGTCGCTTCCGCTTCTGACATTGGATCCTTCTGCATGGGATCAGAACTGTGATGCAATGTTTACTTACGCTCGAGCAGTCGGCGCAAAAATAGCACCGCATGCCAAAACGCCGATGTCACCAGAACTGGCGCGCGATTTAATTAAGCGTGGAGCCATTGCGTTGACGGTAGCAGATACCCGTCAGGCTAAAGTCATGCTTGAGAACGGCCTAGACCGCCTGATTCTTGCAAATCAGATCGGAGGAAAAGCCAGCGGAGCGAGGCTCGGCCGACTGTTGGCCCAATATCCGTCGTCAGAAGTTACTCTTTATGTCGATAGTCTTGCTTCATTGGCAACTGCTGGCGAAGTCGCAACTAATGCCGGACGTCCAATCGATTTTCTGATCGAAGTGGGTGGTGGAAGAGCAGGGTCCAGAACGATTGAAACCGTATCCGCCATACTGGATGGATTGGCAGAGTTCCCAAATCTTCGGGCGGCTGGTATTGCCGCATATGAAGGAGCGTCTGTAACTGAAGATCCGCAGGAGACGCGACGCACGATTGCCGCGCTTCATGCGCTCGCCTCTGCGGCTTTCTCGCGCCTGCGTACCTTTCTACCGAATGATCGCCTTACGCTTTCTTCGGGTGGATCAAGCTTTTTCGATCTGGTAGTCGAGGATCTCGCCCCTCTCGTCAAAGCTGATGGAAATGCCGATCTGGTTTTGCGCTCTGGTGCCATCTTCTTTTGTGATCACGGCATCTACGCGCGAAGATTGGCTGATCTGGACCGCCGCAACGGCTTTGAACCGGCAGGCATTGGGGTAGCAAGCAAGGCTTTTAAGCCAGCACTTCTCGTCTATGCTGAAGTCCTTTCGCGCCCCGAGCCAGAACTTGCAATCTGCGGTATGGGAATGAGAGATGTTTCCTTTGATCAGGGGCTTCCTGTCCCGGTGTCCTGTTATCGTGACGGGAAAGCCATGGATATGCCCGAGTGGCCGGAAGTAATTAAGCTAAATGACCAGCATGCCTTTCTAAAAATCCCTGCGACCGCTGACCTGTTCGTCGGCGACATAATTGGCTTCGGCATATCGCATCCTTGTACAGCGCTTGACCGGTGGTCGTGGATATTTGTCACTAATTCTGAAGGCAAGGTAACTAACGCCTTGCCGACATATTTCGGGTAG
- a CDS encoding amino acid ABC transporter permease: protein MNFRPLWRYEDNLIEGVYVTLKLALMAGAVGLILGLVFALLMGRGNRHVGLAIRAYIEVIRNTPPVLQIFIIFFVMPQIGLRLPPFEAAVVALTLYFAAFVTEIVRSGLNSIPKAQIEAGHCLGLSNLQVFLHVVLLPALRNIYPSLTSQFILLLLGTSIASFISTEELFHTAAFVESRTFRSFEVYALISCIYVAMVVAFRLLFFVFGKLAFRWPVTR, encoded by the coding sequence TTGAACTTTCGTCCCCTATGGCGTTACGAGGATAATCTCATCGAAGGTGTTTATGTCACCTTGAAGCTTGCTCTCATGGCCGGCGCAGTGGGGCTTATACTCGGCCTCGTCTTTGCGCTTTTGATGGGGCGGGGTAATCGTCATGTTGGCCTTGCGATCCGCGCCTACATCGAGGTAATCCGTAATACGCCACCGGTATTGCAGATATTTATCATTTTTTTCGTCATGCCCCAAATAGGTCTGCGCTTGCCGCCATTTGAGGCGGCGGTTGTAGCGTTGACGCTCTATTTTGCGGCGTTTGTCACGGAAATTGTGCGTTCAGGTTTGAATTCGATCCCCAAGGCACAGATTGAAGCAGGCCATTGCTTAGGGCTGTCAAATTTGCAGGTGTTCCTCCATGTCGTGCTTCTGCCGGCATTACGTAACATCTATCCCTCGCTTACTAGCCAGTTCATCCTCCTGTTATTGGGAACATCAATCGCGTCGTTCATCTCGACCGAGGAATTGTTCCACACTGCAGCTTTCGTCGAAAGTCGCACCTTCCGTAGCTTTGAAGTTTACGCGCTTATCTCATGTATCTACGTGGCGATGGTCGTCGCGTTCCGTCTGCTCTTTTTCGTTTTCGGAAAGCTCGCTTTCCGTTGGCCCGTAACACGATAG
- a CDS encoding amino acid ABC transporter permease — MRPLGMVDVISFATAFQYTILLVLLALVIGGPLALLFAMMRVSRITPLRWFAALILQLMQGVPLLALLMFVYFGLPVFLGVRLPPLMAVTAAFTVYTAVFLGEIWRGGIEAVKKTQWEAAACLGLSGWQQFVHVIAPQALKIALPASVGFLVQLIKGTSLAAVVGFIELTRAGQLSAAATLQPLPVYITIAAIYFAICSPLTYLSRKLETRLHGAR; from the coding sequence ATGCGTCCATTGGGCATGGTTGACGTGATCTCCTTTGCCACCGCGTTCCAGTACACCATCTTGTTGGTGCTACTTGCTTTGGTCATCGGCGGTCCGCTTGCACTGCTTTTTGCAATGATGCGTGTATCGCGGATAACGCCTCTACGTTGGTTCGCTGCGCTGATCCTCCAACTGATGCAAGGCGTTCCGCTGCTGGCACTGCTTATGTTTGTTTATTTTGGCCTGCCAGTCTTTCTCGGGGTGCGGCTGCCCCCGCTCATGGCGGTTACAGCAGCGTTTACGGTCTATACTGCTGTCTTTCTGGGCGAGATCTGGCGAGGCGGAATTGAGGCTGTTAAAAAAACTCAGTGGGAGGCTGCGGCTTGTTTGGGGCTTAGTGGATGGCAACAATTCGTGCATGTTATCGCCCCCCAAGCGCTCAAGATCGCGCTGCCGGCCAGCGTTGGATTTCTGGTTCAGCTCATCAAGGGAACTTCGCTCGCTGCTGTCGTTGGCTTTATTGAACTAACACGCGCGGGACAACTATCGGCAGCAGCAACGCTGCAACCGCTGCCTGTCTATATCACCATAGCTGCGATTTACTTCGCTATCTGTTCCCCGCTGACTTATTTGTCGCGCAAATTGGAGACACGTCTGCATGGCGCTCGTTGA
- a CDS encoding amino acid ABC transporter ATP-binding protein: MALVEIKNLRKSFGTLEVLKDVMLVVDKGDIVALIGRSGSGKSTLLRCINGLEETQGGSITVAGQAISARMEGLKEYRQRVGIVFQQFNLFPHMNVLKNITLAPILTGKVAKPEARALAEACLTKVGLLEKIEAWPEQLSGGQQQRVAIARCLAMAPELMLFDEVTSALDPELVGEVLKVMEDMAHQGMTMVLVTHEMTFARNVANKVVFMHEGRIWEEGHPADLFGNPQTPELQAFIRRSQN; this comes from the coding sequence ATGGCGCTCGTTGAAATAAAGAACCTGCGGAAATCATTTGGCACTCTAGAAGTTCTCAAAGATGTGATGCTAGTTGTCGACAAAGGCGATATTGTTGCACTTATCGGTCGTTCCGGTTCGGGAAAGTCCACATTACTGCGGTGCATAAACGGGCTCGAGGAAACGCAGGGCGGTTCGATAACAGTGGCTGGACAAGCCATCAGTGCCCGAATGGAAGGTCTCAAAGAATACCGCCAACGGGTCGGAATTGTTTTTCAGCAATTCAATTTGTTCCCTCACATGAACGTATTGAAGAATATAACGCTGGCGCCAATTCTGACAGGCAAGGTTGCCAAGCCGGAGGCGCGCGCTCTCGCAGAGGCATGTCTGACCAAGGTCGGCTTACTGGAAAAGATCGAAGCATGGCCCGAGCAGCTTTCCGGCGGGCAGCAGCAGCGCGTCGCCATCGCACGCTGTCTCGCGATGGCGCCAGAGTTGATGCTGTTTGATGAAGTGACTTCTGCACTTGACCCTGAGCTTGTGGGAGAAGTGCTCAAGGTGATGGAAGATATGGCGCATCAGGGCATGACCATGGTTTTGGTCACGCACGAAATGACGTTTGCCCGCAATGTCGCAAACAAGGTGGTTTTCATGCACGAAGGCCGGATTTGGGAAGAGGGTCATCCCGCAGATTTGTTTGGAAACCCGCAAACACCTGAACTGCAGGCCTTCATACGGCGATCACAAAACTAA
- a CDS encoding transporter substrate-binding domain-containing protein, with translation MGLKVFLASLSMAAMLLAPVSAYADKLQDILDNGKIRVGILLDVPPWGMNDAEGKPTGLDVEVAQLLAQELSVELEIVQVTGTNRIPNLLSDQTDIIIAAMGATSERAQQVMFSQPYTAVQLGVFGSPDIGASEDISVLNGHTIAVARGTTLDLWLSDNVPSGAKLARFDDVPGAMAAYLAGQADMLAENSAIISNLRRDRPDTKLEPVFEIRQSPAHIGVAMGEHNLLQWVNTFVFTNVINGKLSALQEKWFGTKRELLPAL, from the coding sequence ATGGGATTGAAAGTATTTCTAGCTTCTTTGAGCATGGCAGCGATGTTGCTTGCTCCAGTGTCGGCATATGCAGATAAATTACAGGATATTCTGGACAACGGTAAGATCCGAGTGGGTATCCTGCTCGACGTGCCGCCATGGGGCATGAACGATGCCGAAGGAAAACCTACGGGCTTGGATGTGGAAGTGGCGCAACTTTTGGCACAGGAACTCTCTGTAGAACTTGAGATCGTACAGGTTACTGGTACAAACAGAATTCCCAATCTTTTGTCGGATCAAACCGACATCATTATTGCTGCCATGGGAGCTACTTCTGAACGAGCCCAACAGGTGATGTTCTCGCAGCCTTATACTGCCGTACAGTTGGGCGTCTTCGGTTCTCCTGATATCGGTGCTTCGGAAGACATTTCGGTCCTGAACGGTCACACGATTGCTGTGGCACGCGGCACTACGCTGGATTTGTGGTTGAGTGACAATGTACCCTCGGGAGCCAAGCTAGCACGATTTGATGACGTGCCAGGTGCCATGGCGGCCTATCTCGCAGGACAGGCCGATATGTTGGCCGAAAACAGTGCCATCATCAGCAATCTGCGCCGGGATCGGCCTGACACCAAGCTTGAGCCTGTCTTTGAAATTCGCCAGTCGCCCGCGCATATAGGCGTCGCGATGGGCGAACACAATCTACTGCAATGGGTAAATACCTTTGTTTTCACGAATGTAATCAATGGAAAGTTATCCGCTCTGCAGGAAAAGTGGTTCGGCACGAAACGCGAACTGCTGCCAGCTCTGTAG
- a CDS encoding RidA family protein produces the protein MSIVRHGVGTGKGSGQRSLPFAKATEADGWLYVSGQTPMRDGEVVGCGIVEQSRIAIENMLQILHDAGYAAEDIMRVGVWLDDARDFWSFNGVFETFFGENPPARACVQSSMVVDCKVEVDCIAYKRK, from the coding sequence ATGTCTATAGTGCGCCACGGAGTTGGCACAGGCAAAGGGTCCGGCCAACGTTCTCTTCCATTTGCTAAAGCCACTGAAGCGGACGGCTGGCTTTATGTATCGGGTCAAACTCCGATGCGTGATGGTGAGGTTGTTGGCTGCGGCATCGTTGAGCAATCACGCATCGCCATCGAAAATATGCTTCAGATTTTGCATGATGCGGGTTACGCAGCAGAAGACATCATGCGCGTTGGTGTATGGCTTGACGACGCGCGCGATTTCTGGAGCTTTAACGGTGTCTTTGAAACATTTTTTGGAGAAAACCCTCCCGCTCGTGCTTGTGTGCAGTCCAGTATGGTTGTGGATTGCAAGGTCGAGGTTGACTGCATTGCTTATAAGCGCAAATAG